In Mucilaginibacter celer, one DNA window encodes the following:
- a CDS encoding IS3 family transposase, producing the protein MKVEQSQGCSLSLLCSLSGYSRQAYYKRRLLEEEEPIKEELLVQQVIGYRDLQPRIGGRKLFFLMTPFIKAHKLKMGRDHFFRMLGKYGLLNKKRRGKPQTTDSNHWMKKYPDLIKNMVPTRSEQLWVSDITYLELSSEFAYLSLVTDAYSRKIVGFHVSGNLTAEGSILALKMAIEGRQNKEELIHHSDRGTQYCCHDYIKTLQENNIDISMTQSGDPRDNAIAERVNGILKMELLKPSFIDIEDARTAVTQAVNIYNYLRPHSSISMLTPALVHTRKFKLKRLWRNNYKSKPAKREETAG; encoded by the coding sequence ATGAAAGTAGAACAAAGCCAGGGTTGTAGCTTATCCCTGTTATGTTCACTGTCTGGGTATTCGCGCCAAGCCTATTATAAGCGACGTTTATTGGAAGAGGAGGAACCCATCAAGGAGGAATTGCTGGTTCAGCAGGTTATCGGCTACAGGGATTTACAGCCCCGTATCGGAGGCCGTAAACTATTCTTCCTTATGACCCCTTTTATCAAGGCCCATAAATTAAAAATGGGTAGAGATCACTTTTTCAGGATGCTGGGCAAGTATGGCTTGTTGAACAAAAAGCGGCGTGGTAAACCACAAACTACTGATTCCAATCACTGGATGAAGAAATATCCCGACCTGATCAAAAACATGGTCCCTACGCGCTCAGAACAGTTATGGGTAAGTGATATCACTTACCTTGAACTCAGCAGTGAATTTGCTTATCTGAGCCTTGTAACGGATGCCTATAGCCGTAAGATCGTTGGTTTTCATGTTAGCGGGAACCTTACAGCCGAAGGCAGCATATTAGCATTGAAAATGGCTATTGAGGGGCGTCAGAATAAAGAAGAATTGATCCATCACTCAGATCGGGGAACGCAATATTGTTGCCACGATTATATAAAAACACTACAGGAGAACAACATAGATATTAGCATGACCCAAAGCGGGGATCCAAGAGACAATGCGATTGCTGAGCGGGTAAACGGGATCCTGAAAATGGAACTACTAAAGCCATCGTTCATAGATATTGAAGATGCAAGAACTGCTGTGACACAGGCAGTCAATATTTATAATTACTTACGCCCTCATAGCAGCATATCGATGTTAACACCTGCACTGGTACATACCAGAAAGTTTAAACTCAAACGCCTCTGGAGGAACAATTATAAGAGTAAACCTGCAAAAAGGGAGGAGACAGCCGGGTAG
- a CDS encoding PQQ-binding-like beta-propeller repeat protein: protein MKAARFILLAVVALAGCKKSVDPKTDPVIPDTKVTVVDRMEDYAMLTWTKPDLPAGDSVQYYVTLDADTIGWRLTGPPFEIFTATGDVHTGQVIAKTSKGQKIASDYTLLPFHGTYFPYTSDGSYHKVNVAAEGRISWKISPSPGGTVMPAISGDTLFIAYGQGIKATSIKSCNDYWDLETGQSTCYSILYNKGTIYASLSGYPQHLIAINSKTKAIKWSFMPAEATYNSNVTDVVSGDKTLFYGLDFSIYSVDALTGKQNWMFTTGGAMGFPATDGTNVYFATQDRYLYSFNGKTGQLNWKYNFSTVFYSGITCVRQGIVIQCLDDRTIALDAKTGKLLWEKAPSGMPDFRGDTIFMSHPGAVAALNIKTGAEFWQSHNDYWRREDVIVTDSHVLYTGRVGATFVRYNSLNGTQYHPLDGLNGIPYNQSIALPALIINGKVYYGGSSSIKRSALE, encoded by the coding sequence ATGAAAGCCGCCCGATTCATTTTATTAGCTGTTGTAGCATTAGCCGGGTGCAAAAAATCTGTCGACCCCAAAACCGACCCGGTGATCCCGGATACTAAAGTAACCGTAGTTGACCGTATGGAAGATTACGCTATGCTTACCTGGACCAAGCCCGATTTACCGGCCGGCGATTCGGTGCAGTATTATGTAACCCTTGATGCGGATACCATCGGGTGGCGATTAACCGGGCCACCATTTGAAATTTTCACTGCCACCGGCGACGTGCACACCGGCCAGGTAATTGCAAAAACCAGCAAGGGGCAAAAAATAGCAAGCGATTACACGTTGCTACCTTTTCATGGCACATATTTTCCTTATACCAGCGATGGAAGTTACCATAAAGTAAACGTAGCGGCCGAAGGCCGCATCTCCTGGAAAATCAGCCCCTCGCCGGGCGGTACGGTAATGCCGGCTATTAGTGGCGATACCTTATTTATAGCTTACGGGCAAGGTATAAAAGCTACCAGCATAAAAAGCTGCAACGATTACTGGGACCTTGAAACAGGCCAATCTACATGCTATTCTATTTTATACAACAAAGGCACCATTTACGCCTCGCTAAGCGGCTATCCACAACACCTTATCGCAATAAATTCAAAAACCAAAGCGATTAAATGGAGTTTTATGCCTGCCGAAGCCACCTACAATTCAAATGTTACCGATGTGGTTTCGGGAGATAAAACGCTTTTTTACGGGCTCGATTTCAGTATTTATTCGGTTGATGCCCTTACCGGCAAACAAAACTGGATGTTTACTACCGGCGGAGCTATGGGCTTCCCTGCTACAGACGGCACCAACGTATATTTTGCTACTCAAGACCGCTATCTTTACTCGTTTAACGGAAAAACAGGGCAATTAAATTGGAAATATAATTTCAGTACCGTGTTTTACAGCGGGATTACCTGCGTGCGCCAAGGAATAGTGATACAGTGCCTTGACGACAGAACAATTGCGCTTGATGCAAAAACCGGGAAGCTGCTTTGGGAAAAAGCACCATCGGGCATGCCCGATTTTAGAGGCGATACTATTTTCATGAGCCATCCCGGAGCCGTTGCCGCCCTGAATATAAAAACCGGCGCGGAGTTTTGGCAATCGCATAATGACTATTGGAGACGCGAAGATGTGATAGTAACCGATAGCCACGTATTATACACTGGCCGTGTAGGCGCCACATTTGTGAGATACAACTCCCTCAACGGCACCCAATATCATCCGTTAGATGGCTTAAACGGTATTCCTTATAACCAATCAATAGCCCTCCCCGCGCTTATTATTAACGGCAAGGTTTATTATGGTGGTTCAAGCAGTATCAAAAGATCGGCATTGGAGTAA